From one Heterodontus francisci isolate sHetFra1 chromosome 17, sHetFra1.hap1, whole genome shotgun sequence genomic stretch:
- the LOC137378631 gene encoding probable G-protein coupled receptor 139, giving the protein MMLWKHVSFRNGGVIVKHNPKVLENPLASCQDHVNLLAIVILSRGNCGLSKCVTHYLVAMAAADLMVVMTDVILRWLIVYFPVSFLDITPICSLVTMLIISTTEISVWFTVAFTFDRFVAICCQKLKTKYCTEKTARVIIGAVPVLSCLESIPWFFKFKAQYIFNNLEWFCITKPEYYTSIFWAAYDILLTLLTPLLPFVLILLLNTLTFRHILIASRARRRLQADSDRESPSDPEMDKRRKSIVLLFTISGSFIVLWTPYVTCFLYQRIAFMSDSYTPSPTASTIGYLLQLLSTCTNTCIYTMTQSKFREQLKKVVKYPFTVILRFNKQ; this is encoded by the coding sequence ttaacttgctggcgattgtgatcctgtctcggggaaactgtggtctctccaaatgtgtcactcattacCTGGTAGCCATGGCAGCGGCCGATCTCATGGTTGTCATGACTGATGTGATTCTGAGGTGGCTGATTGTTTATTTCCCAGTTTCTTTCCTGGATATTACTCCCATATGTAGTTTGGTAACGATGCTCATTATTTCCACCACAGAGATTTCTGTCTGGTTTacagttgctttcacctttgatcgatttgtggccatttgttgccagaagctgaaaactaaatattgcactgagaaaactgcaagggtgattattGGAGCTGTGCCTGTGCTGAGCTGTTTGGAAAGTATTCCCTGGTTCTTCAAATTTAAAGCTCAGTACATCTTCAATAACTTGGAATGGTTTTGCATCACAAAACCAGAGTATTACACTTCAATCTTCTGGGCAGCTTACGACATTCTTCTAACCCTTCTAACCCCTTTGCTCCCATTCGTTTTGATTCTGCTTCTCAACACTCTGACCTTCAGACACATTTTAATAGCTAGTAGAGCCCGCCGGAGACTCCAGGcggacagtgatagggagagtcccaGTGACCCCGAGATGGACAAACGCAGAAAATCCATCGTTTTACTATTCACTATCTCAGGTAGTTTTATTGTTTTATGGACGCCCTATGTTACGTGTTTCCTGTATCAGCGAATTGCATTCATGTCTGATTCCTATACCCCTTCACCCACCGCAAGTACCATCGGATACCTGCTCCAGCTCCTCAGTACCTGCACAAACACCTGTATCTACACAATGACTCAGAGCAAATTCCGAGAGCAGCTGAAAAAGGTTGTGAAATATCCTTTCACTGTGATTCTCAGATTCAATAAACAGTGA